In Coleofasciculus sp. FACHB-1120, one genomic interval encodes:
- the tadA gene encoding tRNA adenosine(34) deaminase TadA, producing the protein MAIEIPPPGIEDTAYLVHRQWMIRALELAEKAGDAGEVPVGAVIVSADGHLIAEAENRKERDKDPTAHAEILALRATGQAMQNWYLNQCTLYVTLEPCPMCAGAIALARLQLLVYGVDDPKTGAIRTVANIPDSACSNHRLPVISGILESACRQHLQSWFAQRRLKSQK; encoded by the coding sequence ATGGCTATTGAGATTCCGCCACCGGGAATTGAGGATACTGCGTACCTAGTTCACCGACAATGGATGATTCGAGCGCTAGAACTTGCCGAGAAGGCGGGTGATGCGGGGGAAGTGCCCGTGGGAGCAGTGATTGTTAGCGCAGATGGTCACTTGATTGCAGAGGCCGAAAATCGCAAAGAACGTGACAAAGACCCAACTGCCCACGCTGAGATTTTAGCTCTTCGAGCCACTGGGCAAGCAATGCAGAACTGGTACCTTAACCAATGTACCCTCTACGTCACCTTAGAACCTTGCCCCATGTGCGCCGGTGCGATTGCGCTTGCACGTCTTCAGCTTCTCGTTTACGGTGTGGACGATCCAAAAACTGGCGCGATTCGTACCGTTGCCAATATTCCAGATAGCGCTTGCTCTAACCACCGCTTGCCGGTCATAAGTGGTATCTTAGAGTCTGCCTGCCGCCAACATCTGCAATCCTGGTTTGCCCAGCGGCGTTTAAAAAGTCAAAAGTAA
- the grxC gene encoding glutaredoxin 3 yields MFDFLNPILGRHPERNKANVEIYTWQTCPFCIRAKMLLWWKGVNFTEYKIDGDEAARAKMAERANGRRSVPQIFINEQHIGGSDDLYQLNTGGELDSLLAQPTA; encoded by the coding sequence ATGTTTGACTTTCTTAATCCAATCTTAGGGCGTCATCCAGAGCGCAACAAAGCCAACGTTGAAATTTATACTTGGCAAACTTGTCCCTTTTGTATCAGAGCAAAGATGCTGCTCTGGTGGAAGGGCGTCAACTTTACTGAATATAAAATTGATGGGGATGAAGCAGCCAGAGCTAAGATGGCTGAACGTGCCAACGGGCGTCGAAGTGTGCCGCAGATTTTCATCAATGAGCAGCATATTGGTGGCAGTGATGACCTCTATCAGCTGAATACAGGCGGAGAATTAGACTCCCTACTGGCTCAACCCACTGCTTAA